Proteins from a single region of Labedella gwakjiensis:
- a CDS encoding sulfurtransferase, translating into MTVLIQAQELLAMRESGVPVRLLDVRWRLDRPDGRRDFESGHLPGAVFVDLETQLAGHGAPTDGRHPLPDRTSLQESARSWGLDDGDTVVVYDDLGGMSAARAWWLLRHHGVSDVRILDGALAAWRDAGLPLETGPSAPPRGTIALMTGDTDDVLHIDDAAALASSGVLLDARAGERYAGDVEPVDPRAGHIPGAVSAPTAGNLAADGRFRTPEELRERFASLGAGQGAPVGVYCGSGVTAAHTVAALAVAGIDARLFPGSWSAWSNHPDRPVAIGAMP; encoded by the coding sequence ATGACGGTTCTCATCCAGGCACAGGAACTGCTCGCGATGCGGGAGTCGGGTGTCCCCGTCCGCCTGCTCGACGTGAGATGGCGGCTCGACCGACCGGACGGGCGCCGCGACTTCGAGTCCGGCCATCTCCCGGGAGCGGTCTTCGTGGACCTCGAGACGCAGCTCGCCGGGCACGGCGCCCCGACCGACGGACGTCATCCGCTTCCCGACCGCACGTCCCTCCAGGAGTCGGCGCGCTCATGGGGCCTCGACGACGGTGACACGGTCGTCGTCTACGACGACCTCGGGGGCATGTCGGCGGCGCGCGCGTGGTGGCTCCTGCGCCACCACGGCGTCTCGGACGTACGCATCCTGGACGGGGCGCTCGCGGCGTGGCGAGATGCCGGACTTCCGCTCGAGACCGGCCCGTCCGCACCGCCTCGCGGCACGATCGCACTGATGACCGGCGATACGGACGACGTGCTGCACATCGACGATGCGGCGGCTCTGGCCTCGTCCGGCGTCCTGCTCGATGCGCGGGCGGGGGAGCGGTACGCGGGAGACGTCGAACCTGTGGATCCGCGGGCCGGTCACATCCCGGGTGCTGTGAGCGCGCCGACCGCCGGGAACCTCGCGGCCGACGGGAGATTCCGCACACCGGAGGAGCTCCGCGAGCGCTTCGCCTCCCTCGGAGCGGGACAGGGCGCACCCGTCGGCGTCTACTGCGGCTCCGGCGTCACCGCCGCCCACACCGTCGCAGCGCTCGCGGTCGCGGGCATCGACGCGCGCCTCTTCCCGGGTTCCTGGAGCGCCTGGTCGAACCACCCGGACCGCCCCGTCGCCATCGGCGCCATGCCCTGA
- the nrdF gene encoding class 1b ribonucleoside-diphosphate reductase subunit beta: MVDKLKLIDSVQAINWNRIEDEKDVEVWNRLVNNFWLPEKVPLSNDVQSWNTLTPDEQQLTMRVFTGLTLLDTLQGTVGAVSLIPDAITPHEEAVYTNIAFMESVHAKSYSSIFSTLASTREIDDAFRWSTENPNLQKKASIVMEYYRGDEPLKRKAASTLLESFLFYSGFYLPMYWSSRAKLTNTADMIRLIIRDEAVHGYYIGYKFQKGLEKLTESERQDIKDYTFSLLYELYDNEIQYTQDLYDGVGLTEDVKKFLHYNANKALMNLGYEPMFPKTVTDVNPAILSALSPNADENHDFFSGSGSSYVIGKAVNTEDEDWDF; the protein is encoded by the coding sequence GTGGTTGACAAGCTCAAGCTCATCGATTCGGTCCAGGCCATCAACTGGAACCGCATCGAGGACGAGAAGGACGTCGAGGTGTGGAACCGCCTCGTGAACAACTTCTGGCTGCCCGAGAAGGTGCCGCTGTCGAACGACGTGCAGTCGTGGAACACGCTCACGCCGGACGAGCAGCAGTTGACGATGCGCGTGTTCACGGGGCTCACGCTCCTCGACACGCTGCAGGGCACCGTGGGTGCCGTGTCGCTCATCCCCGATGCGATCACGCCTCACGAGGAGGCCGTCTACACGAACATCGCGTTCATGGAGTCGGTGCACGCGAAGAGCTACTCCTCGATCTTCTCGACGCTCGCGTCGACGCGCGAGATCGACGACGCGTTCCGCTGGTCGACCGAGAATCCCAACCTTCAGAAGAAGGCCTCGATCGTCATGGAGTACTACCGCGGCGACGAGCCCCTCAAGCGGAAGGCCGCCTCGACACTGCTCGAGTCGTTCCTCTTCTACTCGGGCTTCTACCTGCCGATGTACTGGTCGAGCCGCGCCAAGCTCACCAACACGGCCGACATGATCCGCCTCATCATCCGTGACGAGGCCGTGCACGGCTACTACATCGGCTACAAGTTCCAGAAGGGGCTCGAGAAGCTCACGGAGTCGGAGCGACAGGACATCAAGGACTACACGTTCAGCCTCCTGTACGAGCTCTACGACAACGAGATCCAGTACACGCAGGACCTGTACGACGGCGTCGGCCTCACCGAGGACGTCAAGAAGTTCCTGCACTACAACGCGAACAAGGCCCTCATGAACCTCGGCTACGAGCCGATGTTCCCGAAAACCGTCACCGACGTGAACCCGGCGATCCTGTCGGCGCTCTCGCCCAACGCGGATGAGAACCACGACTTCTTCTCGGGGTCGGGTTCCTCCTACGTGATCGGCAAGGCCGTCAACACGGAAGACGAGGACTGGGACTTCTAG
- the hrpA gene encoding ATP-dependent RNA helicase HrpA, whose translation MLPAIVYPPELPVSAMRDDIAAAIRDNQVVIVAGETGSGKTTQLPKICLELGRESIGHTQPRRIAARTIAERISDELGTELGGLVGYQVRFTDTVSSDTKIKLMTDGILLAEMQRDRLLRRYDTIIIDEAHERSLTIDFLLGYLKQLLPQRPDLKIVITSATIDPQSFSKHFGDAPIVEVSGRTYPVEVRYRPLVAETGADTDDEDDDAPTDDRNYIEGISDALDELARESSGDVLVFLSGEAEIRDAADALRAKYTGERGGVTEILPLYGRLSSDEQHRVFRPSTVAGVRRRVVLATNVAETSLTVPGIRYVIDAGTARISRYSTRSKVQRLPIEAISQASARQRSGRAGRTSAGIAIRLYSEEDFERRPEYTEPEILRTGLAAVILQMVSLGLGDIQEFPFLQPPDTRGVRDGLDLLAELGALKDPRSSSPALTRTGRDLARLPIDPRFARMIVESRRWNTTREVLAIVAALTIQDPRERPLEQRGRADELHARFADPTSDFLTLLNLWNHLEEKQHELSSSAFRRLCRSEFLNYMRVREWQDVYRQLKRLAKPLRLTVGEPAVNPDGIHRSLLSGLLSHIGVKDQAAAAATKPSGNRDRKTPGPPKKGDYVGARGMRFVIFPGSTLAKKQPNAVMSAELVETSRLFARNNASIDPAWAEQIAGDLCKRSYSEPHWEKKQGAVVAYEKVTLYGVPIVPKRRVQYKRIDPELSRELFIRHALVEGEWESPQSFDRANKALRRELEQLEERTRRRDILVDDEAVFDFYDARIPADVASTRDFEGWWRQTRAKTPDLLTMTRADLLPEEEVAEVDESLFPPTWRQGDQKLRLRYRFDPGSDDDGVTVQVPLALLPRLSPAGFDWQVAGFRKDLVTAMIKSLPKAIRRNVVPAADWAEKLLADLPDHPDAAPTTNADTLAARLAMSIKRLSYMAIEPSDFDVARVPDHLKMNFRVVDERGREVATGRDLARLQERLASRSSRSVATVAESSPHAIERRGLTTWDIDELPRFIDVKQGGGVVRGYPTLRDDGDSVSIAIVATPEEQARTLPAGVRRLLRLAVPSPASYVQQHLTQNEKLALATSRYPSTNALFDDCLMACIDDVLYRVSPDGTVFLRGQYEAIRDRVSAAVMNTMFDTVSLVARILLAVRAADKALKDATGMAVIAQVADARAQLDSLTGPGFVGTTGLARLQHLPRYIGGVRARAEKLADNPHRDRAWMTEYQTAFERFTAAGGTIPIDPHGPEKLVHARWMLEEYRVSLFATQLGTSESVSLQRITKVLAG comes from the coding sequence ATGCTTCCCGCGATCGTCTATCCCCCCGAGCTGCCCGTCAGCGCCATGCGCGACGACATCGCGGCGGCGATCCGGGACAACCAGGTCGTCATCGTCGCCGGCGAGACGGGCTCGGGGAAGACGACGCAGCTGCCGAAGATCTGCCTCGAACTCGGCCGGGAGAGCATCGGCCACACGCAGCCACGACGCATCGCCGCCCGCACGATCGCCGAGCGCATCTCGGACGAGCTCGGCACGGAGCTCGGCGGTCTCGTCGGGTACCAGGTGCGCTTCACCGACACCGTGTCGTCCGACACGAAGATCAAGCTCATGACGGACGGCATCCTGCTCGCCGAGATGCAGCGCGACCGGCTCCTGCGCCGCTACGACACGATCATCATCGACGAGGCGCACGAACGCAGCCTCACGATCGACTTCCTCCTCGGCTACCTCAAGCAGCTCCTCCCCCAGCGCCCCGACCTCAAGATCGTCATCACGTCGGCGACGATCGATCCGCAGAGCTTCTCGAAGCACTTCGGCGACGCCCCCATCGTGGAGGTCTCCGGCCGAACCTATCCCGTCGAGGTGCGATACCGCCCCCTCGTCGCCGAGACGGGCGCAGACACGGACGACGAGGACGACGACGCCCCGACGGACGACCGCAACTACATCGAGGGCATCTCCGACGCGCTCGACGAGCTGGCCCGCGAGAGCTCGGGCGACGTGCTCGTGTTCCTCTCCGGCGAGGCCGAGATCCGCGACGCCGCTGACGCCCTCCGCGCGAAGTACACCGGAGAACGTGGCGGCGTCACCGAGATCCTGCCCCTCTACGGACGTCTGAGTTCCGACGAGCAGCATCGCGTGTTCCGCCCGTCCACCGTCGCGGGGGTGCGGCGTCGCGTCGTGCTCGCCACGAACGTCGCGGAGACGAGCCTCACCGTTCCCGGCATCCGCTACGTCATCGATGCGGGGACTGCGCGCATCTCGCGCTACAGCACGCGGTCGAAGGTGCAGCGTCTCCCGATCGAGGCGATCTCGCAGGCGTCGGCGCGGCAGCGCTCGGGCCGCGCCGGTCGCACGAGCGCGGGAATCGCGATCCGCCTCTACTCGGAGGAGGACTTCGAGCGCCGCCCCGAGTACACCGAACCCGAGATCCTCCGGACCGGGCTCGCAGCCGTCATCCTGCAGATGGTGTCGCTCGGTCTGGGCGACATCCAGGAATTCCCCTTCCTCCAGCCGCCGGACACCCGGGGCGTCCGCGACGGTCTCGACCTCCTCGCCGAACTCGGCGCGCTGAAGGACCCGCGCTCGTCGTCGCCGGCCCTCACCCGCACGGGTCGCGACCTCGCACGGCTCCCCATCGATCCCCGATTCGCCCGGATGATCGTGGAGTCGCGCCGCTGGAACACGACACGCGAGGTCCTCGCGATCGTCGCAGCGCTCACCATCCAGGACCCGCGGGAGCGACCGCTCGAGCAGCGCGGTCGCGCCGACGAACTGCACGCCCGGTTCGCCGACCCCACGAGCGACTTCCTCACCCTCCTGAACCTCTGGAACCACCTGGAGGAGAAGCAGCACGAACTGTCGTCGAGTGCTTTCCGGCGCTTGTGCCGCTCGGAGTTCCTCAACTACATGCGGGTGCGCGAGTGGCAGGACGTCTACCGCCAGCTCAAGCGGCTCGCGAAGCCCCTCCGCCTCACGGTCGGCGAACCCGCCGTCAACCCGGACGGCATCCACCGTTCCCTCCTTTCCGGGCTCCTCTCCCACATCGGCGTCAAGGACCAGGCCGCCGCCGCGGCGACGAAGCCGTCGGGCAACCGCGACCGCAAGACGCCGGGACCGCCCAAGAAGGGCGACTACGTCGGCGCACGCGGCATGCGCTTCGTCATCTTCCCCGGCTCGACCCTCGCCAAGAAGCAGCCGAACGCCGTCATGAGCGCCGAGCTCGTCGAGACCTCTCGGCTGTTCGCCCGCAACAACGCGTCGATCGACCCGGCGTGGGCCGAGCAGATAGCCGGCGACCTCTGCAAGCGCAGCTACTCCGAGCCGCACTGGGAGAAGAAGCAGGGCGCCGTCGTCGCCTACGAGAAGGTGACCCTCTACGGAGTGCCGATCGTGCCCAAGCGACGCGTGCAGTACAAGCGGATCGACCCGGAGCTCAGCCGTGAGCTCTTCATCCGTCACGCGCTCGTCGAGGGCGAGTGGGAGTCGCCGCAGTCGTTCGACCGCGCGAACAAGGCACTCCGCCGCGAGCTCGAGCAGCTCGAGGAGCGCACCCGTCGCCGCGACATCCTCGTCGACGACGAGGCCGTCTTCGACTTCTACGACGCCCGCATCCCTGCCGACGTCGCATCGACGCGCGATTTCGAGGGCTGGTGGCGGCAGACACGGGCGAAGACTCCGGATCTGCTCACCATGACCCGGGCGGATCTCCTCCCCGAAGAGGAGGTCGCCGAGGTCGACGAGTCCCTGTTCCCGCCCACGTGGCGACAGGGCGACCAGAAGCTCCGCCTGCGGTACCGCTTCGATCCGGGGTCCGACGACGACGGCGTGACCGTGCAGGTGCCGCTCGCGCTCCTCCCGAGGCTCTCCCCCGCCGGTTTCGACTGGCAGGTCGCAGGGTTCCGGAAAGACCTCGTCACGGCGATGATCAAGTCGCTCCCGAAGGCGATCCGACGCAACGTCGTCCCCGCGGCGGACTGGGCCGAGAAGCTGCTCGCCGACCTCCCCGACCACCCGGACGCCGCGCCCACCACCAACGCCGACACCCTCGCCGCTCGTCTCGCGATGTCGATCAAGCGGTTGTCATACATGGCGATCGAGCCGAGCGACTTCGACGTGGCGCGCGTTCCCGACCACCTGAAGATGAACTTCCGGGTCGTCGACGAACGCGGCCGGGAGGTCGCGACGGGCCGTGACCTCGCCCGGCTCCAGGAGCGACTGGCGTCGCGCTCGAGCCGCTCCGTCGCCACCGTCGCGGAGTCGAGCCCGCACGCGATCGAGCGACGCGGGCTCACCACGTGGGACATCGACGAGCTGCCCCGTTTCATCGACGTGAAGCAGGGCGGCGGGGTGGTCCGCGGCTATCCCACGCTGCGCGACGACGGCGACTCCGTCTCCATCGCGATCGTGGCGACGCCCGAGGAACAGGCGCGCACCCTGCCGGCGGGGGTCCGCCGGCTGCTTCGGCTCGCCGTCCCCTCCCCGGCCTCGTACGTGCAGCAGCACCTCACGCAGAACGAGAAGCTCGCACTCGCCACGAGTCGCTACCCCTCCACGAACGCGCTCTTCGACGACTGCCTCATGGCCTGCATCGACGACGTGCTCTACCGGGTGAGCCCCGACGGGACGGTGTTCCTGCGGGGGCAGTACGAGGCGATCCGCGACCGAGTGTCGGCCGCCGTCATGAACACGATGTTCGACACCGTCTCGCTCGTTGCCCGGATCCTCCTGGCGGTCCGCGCGGCCGACAAGGCCCTCAAGGATGCGACGGGAATGGCCGTGATCGCGCAGGTGGCCGACGCCCGCGCGCAGCTCGACTCCCTCACGGGCCCTGGCTTCGTCGGGACGACGGGACTCGCGCGCCTGCAGCATCTCCCCCGTTACATCGGCGGCGTGCGCGCCCGAGCGGAGAAGCTCGCGGACAATCCGCATCGCGATCGCGCATGGATGACGGAGTACCAGACCGCGTTCGAGCGGTTCACGGCAGCGGGCGGCACGATACCGATCGATCCCCACGGGCCCGAGAAGCTCGTCCACGCCCGGTGGATGCTCGAGGAATACCGCGTGAGCCTGTTCGCGACCCAGCTCGGCACGTCGGAATCGGTCTCGCTCCAGCGGATCACCAAGGTCCTCGCCGGCTGA
- the nrdE gene encoding class 1b ribonucleoside-diphosphate reductase subunit alpha, with protein MTEIPAVQGMDYHSLNAMLNLYGPNGEIQFDKDREAAREYFLQHVNQNTVFFHTLKERLDYLVEKQYYEKEVLDKYPFAFIEQLNDLAYSKKFRFQTFLGAFKYYTSYTLKTFDGKRYLERFEDRVVMTALGLADGDQKLATNLVEEIISGRFQPATPTFLNSGKAQRGELVSCFLLRIEDNMESIARGINSALQLSKRGGGVALSLSNIRESGAPIKQIENQSSGIIPVMKLLEDSFSYANQLGARQGAGAVYLSAHHPDILRFLDTKRENADEKIRIKTLSLGVVIPDITFELAKKGEDMYLFSPYDVERVYGVPFGDISVTEKYQEMVDDARIKKTKIKARDFFQTLAEIQFESGYPYIVYEDTVNGANPIKGRINMSNLCSEILQVNTPTTYNEDLSYKEVGKDISCNLGSLNIALTMDSPDFGRTINTAIRGLTSVSDQSHITSVRSIEDGNDKSHAIGLGQMNLHGYLARERIHYGSEEGIDFTNIYFYSVLFHALRASNEIAIERGTTFEGFEDSTYASGAFFDKYIDRAWEPETERVRELFATAGVAVPTQQDWVELKASIQAHGIYNQNLQAVPPTGSISYINNSTSSIHPIASKIEIRKEGKLGRVYYPAPFMTNDNLDYYTDAYEIGAEKIIDTYAAATQHVDQGLSLTLFFKDTATTRDINKAQIYAWRKGIKTIYYIRLRQLALEGTEVEGCVSCML; from the coding sequence ATGACGGAGATCCCGGCGGTCCAGGGGATGGACTACCACTCCCTCAACGCGATGCTCAATCTCTACGGCCCGAACGGCGAGATCCAGTTCGACAAGGACCGCGAGGCGGCGAGGGAGTACTTCCTCCAGCACGTCAACCAGAACACGGTCTTCTTCCACACGCTCAAGGAGCGGCTCGACTACCTCGTGGAGAAGCAGTACTACGAGAAGGAGGTGCTCGACAAGTACCCCTTCGCGTTCATCGAGCAGCTCAACGATCTCGCGTACTCGAAGAAGTTCCGCTTCCAGACCTTCCTCGGCGCATTCAAGTACTACACGTCGTACACGCTCAAGACGTTCGACGGAAAGCGTTACCTCGAGCGCTTCGAGGACCGTGTGGTCATGACGGCCCTCGGCCTCGCCGACGGCGACCAGAAGCTCGCGACGAACCTCGTCGAGGAGATCATCTCGGGCCGTTTCCAGCCGGCCACCCCCACCTTCCTCAACTCGGGCAAGGCGCAGCGCGGCGAGCTCGTCAGCTGCTTCCTCCTCCGCATCGAGGACAACATGGAGTCGATCGCCCGTGGCATCAACTCGGCGCTGCAGCTCTCGAAGCGCGGCGGCGGCGTGGCCCTGTCGCTCTCCAACATCCGCGAGTCCGGCGCCCCGATCAAGCAGATCGAGAACCAGTCGTCCGGCATCATCCCCGTCATGAAGCTCCTCGAGGACTCCTTCAGCTACGCGAACCAGCTCGGTGCGCGTCAGGGCGCCGGCGCCGTCTACCTCTCGGCCCACCACCCCGACATCCTCCGCTTCCTCGACACCAAGCGCGAGAACGCCGACGAGAAGATCCGCATCAAGACCCTCTCGCTCGGTGTCGTCATCCCCGACATCACGTTCGAGCTCGCCAAGAAGGGCGAGGACATGTACCTCTTCTCGCCCTACGACGTCGAGCGCGTCTACGGCGTGCCCTTCGGTGACATCTCCGTCACGGAGAAGTACCAGGAGATGGTGGACGACGCCCGCATCAAGAAGACCAAGATCAAGGCCCGCGACTTCTTCCAGACCCTCGCGGAGATCCAGTTCGAGTCCGGCTACCCGTACATCGTGTACGAGGACACCGTGAACGGTGCGAACCCCATCAAGGGCCGTATCAACATGTCGAACCTCTGCTCGGAGATCCTGCAGGTCAACACGCCGACGACCTACAACGAGGACCTCTCGTACAAGGAGGTCGGCAAGGACATCTCCTGCAACCTCGGCTCGCTCAACATCGCGCTCACGATGGACTCGCCCGACTTCGGTCGCACCATCAACACCGCGATCCGCGGCCTCACCTCGGTCTCCGACCAGAGCCACATCACGTCCGTGCGCTCGATCGAGGACGGCAACGACAAGTCGCACGCCATCGGCCTCGGCCAGATGAACCTGCACGGCTACCTCGCTCGTGAGCGCATCCACTACGGCAGCGAAGAGGGCATCGACTTCACGAACATCTACTTCTACTCGGTGCTGTTCCACGCCCTGCGCGCGTCGAACGAGATCGCCATCGAGCGAGGGACGACGTTCGAGGGCTTCGAGGACTCCACGTATGCGTCCGGTGCGTTCTTCGACAAGTACATCGACCGTGCGTGGGAGCCGGAGACCGAGCGCGTCCGCGAGCTCTTCGCAACGGCCGGCGTCGCCGTGCCCACGCAGCAGGACTGGGTCGAGCTCAAGGCCTCCATCCAGGCCCACGGCATCTACAACCAGAACCTGCAGGCCGTGCCGCCCACTGGCTCCATCTCGTACATCAACAACTCGACGTCGTCGATCCACCCGATCGCGTCGAAGATCGAGATCCGCAAGGAAGGCAAGCTCGGTCGCGTGTACTACCCGGCGCCGTTCATGACGAACGACAACCTGGACTACTACACCGACGCCTACGAGATCGGTGCGGAGAAGATCATCGACACGTACGCGGCGGCGACGCAGCACGTGGACCAGGGCCTCTCGCTCACGCTGTTCTTCAAGGACACCGCGACGACGCGCGACATCAACAAGGCGCAGATCTACGCATGGCGCAAGGGCATCAAGACCATCTACTACATCCGTCTGCGCCAGCTCGCCCTCGAAGGCACCGAGGTCGAGGGCTGCGTCAGCTGCATGCTGTAG
- the nrdH gene encoding glutaredoxin-like protein NrdH, which yields MAITVYTKPSCVQCTATYRALDSKGIEYEVLDLSADENALEAVKSLGYLQAPVVIADEDHWSGFRPDKIEELAQRLA from the coding sequence ATGGCGATCACCGTTTACACGAAGCCCTCCTGCGTCCAGTGCACGGCCACGTACCGCGCTCTCGACAGCAAGGGCATCGAATACGAGGTCTTGGACCTCTCCGCCGACGAGAACGCCCTCGAGGCCGTTAAGTCGCTCGGCTACCTGCAGGCCCCCGTCGTCATCGCCGACGAGGACCACTGGTCGGGCTTCCGTCCCGACAAGATCGAAGAGCTCGCTCAGCGTCTCGCGTAA
- a CDS encoding flavin reductase family protein, which produces MTVTNPAATPSHDPTAVDRTAVRHAFDGVGPDEFKAIFRHHAAGVSLITADAGTGPAALTATSVFSVSAEPPIFVFSISSSSSAAPVITSAETLVVHILDADRLDLAKLGATSGVDRFADASSWSRLPTGEPVFSGVSTWIRGRVINRMEAGNSTIIAVHALETSQSSAAPDTREHGAPLVYHNRTWHSLGEHSALDS; this is translated from the coding sequence GTGACCGTCACGAACCCCGCAGCAACCCCGAGCCACGACCCGACAGCGGTCGACAGGACGGCCGTCCGGCACGCCTTCGACGGCGTCGGACCCGACGAGTTCAAGGCCATCTTCCGTCACCACGCCGCCGGGGTGTCGCTCATCACGGCCGACGCCGGCACGGGTCCCGCCGCCCTCACGGCCACGTCGGTGTTCTCCGTCAGCGCCGAGCCGCCCATCTTCGTCTTCTCGATCTCCTCGTCGTCGTCCGCGGCGCCCGTGATCACGAGCGCCGAGACTCTCGTCGTGCACATCCTGGATGCCGACCGTCTCGATCTCGCCAAACTCGGTGCGACGAGCGGCGTCGACCGCTTCGCCGACGCCTCCTCCTGGTCGCGCCTTCCCACGGGCGAGCCCGTGTTCTCCGGTGTCAGCACCTGGATCCGCGGTCGTGTCATCAACCGTATGGAGGCCGGCAACTCCACGATCATCGCGGTGCACGCGCTCGAGACGAGCCAGTCCTCCGCCGCACCGGACACTCGGGAGCACGGAGCGCCGCTCGTCTATCACAACCGCACGTGGCACTCCCTCGGCGAGCACTCCGCCCTCGACTCCTGA
- a CDS encoding MFS transporter — translation MSSYRSLLSAPGVARIISAQLVARFPFGMLSLAFLLHIEQVTGSYGAAGLVLAATSIGQGIAGPLTSRWMGSWGMRKVLVTTLCVSVVVVTTIALATLPVPLYMVLGFLAGISTPPIQPAVRTIYPKMVTSSQLTPLFSLDASAQEIIWVLGPVITTFVSTQVGTVWGIMLAVTIMVGGGIWFIASPEVGRVRIPRSRRKLGKVLAKPPVLLATIVGFLLIGACSAIEAGVVATFGHDGLEAGIVLAVFSVGSLAGGLALGHVPIGPWALARRMFIVFAGVALASLFLNEWWLSVTLFIAGIGIAPALAVLFAIVSSSVKFSDTAEAYGWVGTGQLIGAALGSAAAGFLIDENGPSGAFWAAIALAFVGFLVPAVGKRWHPDLRGRDASPLADTEPVPVQPS, via the coding sequence GTGTCCAGCTACCGCAGCCTCCTCTCGGCCCCCGGCGTCGCCCGGATCATCAGTGCGCAACTCGTCGCGCGCTTCCCGTTCGGCATGCTGTCGCTGGCCTTCCTCCTCCACATCGAGCAGGTGACCGGCTCGTACGGTGCCGCCGGACTCGTGCTCGCCGCCACGAGCATCGGGCAGGGCATCGCCGGACCTCTCACGAGCCGCTGGATGGGCTCGTGGGGCATGCGCAAGGTGCTCGTCACGACCCTGTGCGTGTCGGTCGTCGTCGTGACCACCATCGCCCTCGCCACGCTCCCCGTGCCCCTGTACATGGTCCTGGGCTTCCTCGCGGGGATCAGCACTCCCCCGATCCAGCCGGCCGTTCGGACGATCTATCCGAAGATGGTGACCTCGTCGCAGCTCACGCCCCTCTTCTCGCTCGACGCCTCGGCACAGGAGATCATCTGGGTGCTCGGTCCTGTCATCACGACGTTCGTCTCCACACAGGTCGGCACCGTCTGGGGCATCATGCTCGCGGTCACGATCATGGTGGGCGGCGGCATCTGGTTCATCGCCTCCCCCGAGGTCGGTCGCGTGCGCATCCCGCGCAGCAGACGGAAGCTCGGGAAGGTGCTCGCGAAGCCGCCCGTGCTCCTCGCGACCATCGTCGGCTTCCTCCTGATCGGCGCATGCTCGGCGATCGAGGCCGGCGTCGTCGCGACCTTCGGTCACGACGGCCTGGAGGCGGGAATCGTGCTCGCCGTCTTCTCCGTCGGCAGCCTCGCAGGCGGCCTCGCGCTCGGACACGTCCCGATCGGACCGTGGGCGCTCGCCCGCCGCATGTTCATCGTCTTCGCCGGGGTGGCGCTCGCCTCCCTCTTCCTCAACGAGTGGTGGCTCTCCGTCACCCTCTTCATCGCCGGGATCGGCATCGCTCCGGCTCTCGCCGTGCTGTTCGCCATCGTCTCCTCGAGCGTGAAGTTCAGCGACACGGCCGAGGCCTACGGGTGGGTCGGCACGGGGCAGCTCATCGGGGCGGCGCTCGGGTCGGCCGCCGCCGGCTTCCTCATCGACGAGAACGGCCCGAGCGGAGCCTTCTGGGCCGCCATCGCTCTCGCCTTCGTGGGCTTCCTCGTGCCGGCGGTCGGCAAGCGGTGGCATCCCGACCTTCGCGGCCGCGACGCGAGCCCCCTCGCCGACACCGAACCGGTGCCCGTACAGCCCTCCTGA
- the nrdI gene encoding class Ib ribonucleoside-diphosphate reductase assembly flavoprotein NrdI — translation MSSAIREAVPRDLTGGAATTRLVYFSSISGNTKRFMDKLALPAKRIPLFAKDPALTVNEPYVLILPTYGGGIEGGAVPKQVIRFLNDPHNRSLIRGVIAAGNTNFGEAYGLAGDIISAKCHVPNLYRFEVFGTPDDVENVHDGLEKFWNRQ, via the coding sequence ATGAGCAGCGCCATCCGCGAAGCGGTGCCGCGTGATCTCACGGGGGGCGCCGCGACCACACGGCTCGTCTACTTCTCGAGCATCTCCGGCAACACCAAGCGGTTCATGGACAAGCTGGCCCTGCCGGCGAAACGGATCCCCCTCTTCGCGAAGGATCCGGCACTCACGGTGAACGAACCATACGTCCTCATCCTCCCGACCTACGGCGGGGGGATCGAGGGCGGGGCCGTCCCCAAGCAGGTCATCCGTTTCCTCAACGACCCACACAACCGTTCCCTCATCCGCGGGGTCATCGCGGCGGGGAACACCAATTTCGGCGAGGCCTACGGTCTGGCCGGAGACATCATCTCGGCCAAATGCCATGTGCCGAACCTCTATCGATTCGAAGTCTTCGGGACACCTGACGACGTCGAGAACGTCCACGACGGATTGGAAAAGTTTTGGAACAGACAATGA